The Alnus glutinosa chromosome 7, dhAlnGlut1.1, whole genome shotgun sequence genome includes a region encoding these proteins:
- the LOC133873575 gene encoding cytochrome P450 98A2-like: MALPLIPVALIILLLAYKLYQRLRFKLPPGPRPWPIVGNLYDVKPVRFRCFAEWAQAYGPVISVWFGSMLNVIVSNSELAKEVLKENDQQLADRYRNRSSARFSRDGKDLIWADYGPHYVKVRKVCTLELFSPKRLEALRPIREDEVRTMVESIFNDCAHPDNCGKRLLVKEYLGAVAFNNITRLTFGKRFMNSEGVMDEQGLEFKGIVTNGVKIGGSLPIADHIPWVRWMFPRQEEAFAKHGERRDRLTKTIMEEHTQARNKSGSAKQHFVDALFTLQDKYDLSDDTVIGLLWDMITAGTDTTAISVEWAMAELIKNPRVQHKAQEELDRVIGFERVMTEADFSSLPYLQCVVKEALRLHPPTPLMLPHRANANVKIGGYDIPKGTSVHVNVWAIARDPAVWKNPLEFRPERFLEEDVDMKGHDFRLLPFGAGRRVCPGAQLAINLVTSMLGHLLHHFVWAPPEGVKLEEIDMSENPGLVTYMRTPLQAVANPRLPSRLYKSVEVDV, encoded by the exons ATGGCCCTCCCTTTAATACCCGTCGCACTTATCATTCTCCTCCTTGCATACAAGCTCTACCAACGGCTAAGATTCAAGCTCCCACCAGGGCCTCGCCCGTGGCCGATCGTCGGCAATCTCTACGACGTAAAGCCGGTGAGGTTCCGGTGCTTTGCCGAGTGGGCACAGGCCTACGGCCCTGTCATATCGGTGTGGTTCGGCTCCATGTTGAACGTGATCGTGTCGAACTCGGAGCTCGCTAAGGAAGTGCTTAAGGAAAATGACCAGCAACTGGCTGATAGGTACAGAAATAGGTCGTCTGCTAGGTTTAGCAGGGATGGGAAGGACCTTATATGGGCGGATTATGGACCTCACTATGTGAAGGTCAGGAAGGTTTGCACCCTTGAGCTATTCTCCCCAAAACGGCTGGAAGCTCTTAGACCCATTAGGGAAGATGAGGTTAGAACCATGGTTGAATCCATTTTCAATGACTGCGCTCATCCCG ATAATTGCGGTAAAAGATTGTTGGTGAAGGAATACTTGGGAGCAGTGGCATTCAACAACATTACAAGACTGACATTCGGAAAGCGGTTCATGAACTCAGAGGGGGTGATGGACGAGCAAGGGTTAGAATTCAAGGGAATCGTGACGAATGGAGTGAAGATTGGTGGATCACTTCCCATTGCAGACCACATCCCATGGGTTCGATGGATGTTTCCACGGCAGGAAGAGGCATTCGCCAAGCATGGGGAAAGGAGGGACAGACTCACTAAAACTATCATGGAAGAGCACACCCAGGCACGAAACAAGAGTGGCAGTGCCAAGCAGCATTTTGTTGATGCCTTGTTTACTTTGCAGGACAAATACGACCTTAGCGACGACACCGTCATTGGCCTCCTTTGG GACATGATCACTGCAGGCACAGACACCACCGCAATCTCAGTAGAATGGGCTATGGCCGAGCTAATTAAAAACCCAAGGGTGCAACACAAGGCTCAAGAGGAGCTAGACCGTGTTATCGGATTCGAACGAGTAATGACAGAAGCCGATTTTAGTTCCCTGCCCTACCTACAATGTGTAGTCAAAGAGGCGCTAAGGTTGCACCCTCCAACCCCATTGATGCTCCCCCACCGAGCCAATGCCAATGTCAAGATTGGTGGATATGACATTCCTAAGGGAACAAGTGTTCACGTCAATGTATGGGCCATAGCACGCGATCCGGCAGTGTGGAAGAACCCGCTCGAGTTCCGCCCTGAGCGGTTCCTTGAGGAGGACGTTGACATGAAGGGCCATGATTTTCGGTTACTGCCCTTTGGTGCGGGGCGGCGAGTGTGCCCTGGTGCCCAACTTGCTATCAATTTGGTCACGTCCATGCTTGGTCACCTATTGCACCATTTTGTTTGGGCACCACCTGAAGGGGTCAAGCTAGAGGAGATTGACATGTCAGAAAATCCTGGATTGGTTACTTACATGCGGACCCCGTTACAAGCCGTGGCCAATCCAAGGCTGCCGTCACGCTTGTACAAAAGTGTGGAAGTCGACGTGTaa